From the Helicoverpa armigera isolate CAAS_96S chromosome 27, ASM3070526v1, whole genome shotgun sequence genome, one window contains:
- the LOC110380402 gene encoding uncharacterized protein LOC110380402 — translation MSDEEVTVETSDGQILSAEYKDGQLQIVEVTPFEKNQENHMLPDLSEEGGEGTKYMQVLDTSKGLVQLDLLNLTLVRCQNVGESESFQLVANAGTSDGDISSDATVTCVLQSSDTEDPDNQDSYVMVENEDGQGSLVILKSALQQATAVQEPVEEPKKTLSPADLLEKAKSLHKAKALQASRGRGRKRKSDLPPPHELLASPNFRLYLYSCKLCAFKCNAVKEMSAHKAREHGGASRGRSSGGRGAAVTLQCARCPFRAAMHTQLMKHVQEKHLEGETSKSPYLSPGVQVQLYSAAVAAADVLVCGACGFESASRHAFRRHIERHHHVTTC, via the exons ATGTCTGATGAAGAGGTGACGGTTGAGACCTCAGACGGCCAGATCCTGTCTGCGGAATATAAGGATg gtCAACTACAAATAGTGGAAGTCACACCATTTGAAAAGAATCAG GAAAACCACATGTTACCGGACTTGTCAGAGGAAGGTGGTGAGGGCACTAAGTACATGCAAGTACTGGATACAAGCAAGGGGCTGGTGCAGCTTGATCTACTTAATTTGACACTAGTCAG ATGTCAAAATGTCGGAGAGTCGGAGTCGTTCCAACTGGTGGCCAACGCAGGCACGTCGGACGGAGACATCTCATCCGATGCCACCGTCACCTGTGTGCTGCAGTCCAGTGATACTGAAG ATCCAGACAACCAAGACTCGTATGTGATGGTAGAGAATGAAGACGGACAGGGTTCTCTCGTGATCCTCAAATCTGCACTACAGCAAGCCACCGCTGTGCAGGAGCCGGTTGAGGAACCTAAG AAAACTTTGTCACCAGCAGATTTGTTAGAAAAGGCGAAGTCTCTACACAAAGCTAA AGCTCTACAAGCGAGCCGTGGCCGCGGGCGGAAGCGTAAGAGCGACCTGCCGCCGCCGCACGAGCTGCTGGCGTCGCCCAACTTCCGCCTGTACCTGTACTCCTGCAAGCTCTGCGCCTTCAAGTGTAATGCCGTCAAGGAGATGTCTGCTCATAAG GCCCGTGAGCACGGCGGCGCGAGTCGCGGTCGCTCTAGCGGCGGTCGCGGCGCCGCCGTCACGCTGCAGTGTGCGAGGTGTCCTTTCCGAGCCGCCATGCACACACAG TTAATGAAGCACGTGCAAGAGAAACATCTGGAGGGTGAAACCAGCAAATCTCCCTatt TGTCCCCGGGAGTGCAGGTGCAGCTGTACAGcgcggcggtggcggcggccgACGTGCTGGTGTGCGGCGCGTGCGGCTTCGAGTCCGCCTCGCGACACGCCTTCCGCCGCCACATCGAGCGACACCACCACGTCACCACCTGCTGA